One Mercurialis annua linkage group LG3, ddMerAnnu1.2, whole genome shotgun sequence DNA window includes the following coding sequences:
- the LOC126671309 gene encoding uncharacterized protein LOC126671309, which translates to MDTDRSWMYRRLQGGLLYPGFEERVQEFVNFALRHPACMSGPDIKCPCPRVGCKNTSYRDVETVKLHILQKGFVKDYQVWVFHGEGNVLNPRPVTQLPECDVDMEYEGGDEFSSVQRMVIDAAGPEVVFTEEEPNNEAKHFYDMMRAAEEPVCPGNSKHSPLSAAAKMLDIKCRHSGSVALVDDVTEFIQELLPEDNKMPKNFAEIKKIVRGLGLPVEVIDCCFRNCMIYWGSDAELTRCKICDHERWKPPPKGNSVKRRVNVPYRKMFYFPITPRLQRLYASKATAKHMTWHAEHEMVDGKMCHPSDSPAWKHFSELHTEFAAEVRNIRLGLCTDGFQPFGAFGQNYSSWPVILTPYNLPPGMCMKDEFMFLTVIVPGPRNPKHQMDIFLQPLIAELNQLWEFGVQTFDVQRRQNFQMKAALMWTINDFPAYSMLSGWSTSGRLACPHCMENTEAFTLKGSRKQSWFDCHRKFLPRGHPYRRNTTHFRKGKTVTNSFGQPKTGEELLAEVDSLGFMKAYEIGAEKNNAAKSENYGWNKKSIFWDLPYWKTNLIRHNLDVMHIEKNVFDNIFNTVLNIPGKTKDHAKSREELNDICARPELAKDPVTGRFPKAMYALDRDGKKALLEWIKLIKFPDGYASNLSRCVDTIGMKMHGMKSHDCHIFMQRLMPIALRELLPKEVWEPITELSIFFRELTSTSLTEKDLDRMRLEIPKILCKLERIFPPSFFDSMEHLPVHLPYEAMMAGPVQYRWMYPFERYLRKLKKKVSNKGRVEGSISSGYLNEETAKFAAYYFSEGDPMIPERLQRNEVCDIEVDDDVERLSIFKPQGQSVGACRKRYLEDAEIVAARTYVLLNCSEIENYREVFEGELRRGNPEISTSQIEAKFESDFACWFQQYVQDPTVCTNPFILSLAKGPLRSVRTFKGYRVNGFKFQTQAYGEEQLTMNSGVCVRGTQYVDSENDFYGFLTDIIELEYPALPMKTTVLFKCEWFDPAQNSGTISNKKYNMVDINNRRRYNKYEPFILAEQADQVHYLPYPSKRRDKINWWAVCRIKARSELDMPEGIIPAFQDDIEENPLIVATEDNPTYLADQTGEAEEDALFMPPEQETEDEFIASSSDEDESEEL; encoded by the exons ATGGATACAGAccgaagttggatgtataggcGGCTCCAGGGCGGGTTGCTGTACCCTGGTTTTGAGGAGCGCGTCCAAGAGTTTGTAAATTTCGCTTTACGCCATCCAGCGTGTATGAGCGGGCCCGATATTAAATGCCCTTGCCCTAGGGTGggatgtaaaaatacgagttaCCGAGATGTCGAAACAGTGAAGCTCCACATTTTGCAGAAAGGGTTTGTTAAAGATTATCAAGTTTGGGTTTTTCATGGggagggaaatgttttaaatccccGTCCTGTTACACAACTGCCGGAGTGTGACGTTGACATGGAATATGAGGGGGGTGACGAGTTCAGCTCagttcagagaatggttattgatgctgcgggtccagaagtagtgttcacggaggaggagccgaataatgaagctaaacatttttatgatatgatgcgtgcggccgaAGAACCTGTATGCCCCGGTAATAGCAAACATTCTCCCTTGTCTGCAGCTGCTAAAATGTTGGACATCAAATGTCGACATAGTGGGTCAGTAGCTTTAGTAGATGATGTGACCGAATTTATACAAGAGCTGCTCCCAgaggacaacaagatgccaaagaactttgctgaaataaagaagatagtcagaggtcttgggttgccggttgaagttatcgattgctgtttccgcaattgcatgatttattgggggtcagacgcggagttaacgcgatgcaaaatttgcgatcacgaacggtggaaaccgccccctaaaggaaattctgtgaaaagacgagttaacgtcccttataggaaaatgttttattttcctataactccgagactgcagaggttgtacgcttctaaagccaccgccaagcatatgacgtggcacgcagaACACGAAATGGTTGATGGAAAGATGTGTCACCCGTCAGACTCCCCGGCGTGGAAACATTTCAGTGAATTGCATACAGAGTTTGCGGCAGAAGTTCGAAATATCAGACTGGGCCTGTGTACTGATGGGTTTCAGCCATTTGGGGCCTTCGGGCAGAATTATTCATCATGGCCTGTAATTTTGACACCATACAATCTCCCCCCAGGGATGTGTATGAAAGAcgagttcatgtttttaactgttattgTCCCTGGGCCTCGAAATCCTAAACACCAAATGGATATTTTCCTGCAACCGTTGATAGCTGAGCTGAACCAACTGTGGGAATTCGGAGTGCAGACATTCGACGTTCAAAGGCGACAGAATTTCCAAATGAAAGCGGCacttatgtggacaattaatgattttccTGCTTATTCGATGTTGTCTGGCTGGAGCACATCTGGGAGGCTGGCTTGCCCACACTGCATGGAAAATACGGAAGCTTTTACGCTTAAAGGGAGTAGAAAACAGTCGTGGTTTGACTGTCACAGAAAGTTCTTGCCTCGTGGTCACCCGTACCGGCGTAATACAACTCATTTCCGAAAAGGAAAAACCGTAACCAATAGTTTCGGACAGCCGAAAACCGGAGAAGAATTGTTGGCAGAGGTGGACAGTCTGGGATTTATGAAGGCATATGAAATTGGGGCTGAGAAAAATAATGCTGCGAAGTCGGAAAATTatggttggaataaaaaaagtatattctgggatttgccgtattggaaaacgaatctaattcgtcacaatctcgatgtcatgcatattgagaaaaacGTATTCGACAACATTTTCAATACTGTACTAAATATTcccgggaaaacaaaagaccatgcaaaatcgagagaagagttgaatgacatatgtgctcggcctgagttagcaaaagatccggttactgggagatttcctaaggcaatgtatgctttggacagggaCGGAAAAAAGGCTTTGCTCGAGTGGataaagttaataaaatttccagatGGCTATGCGTCCAACTTGTCCAGATGTGTCGATACAATCGGtatgaaaatgcatggaatgaaaagtcacgaCTGCCACATTTTTATGCAAAGACTTATGCCAATCGCTCTCCGTGAGCTTTTACCGAAGGAAGTGTGGGAGCCTATAACAGAGTTGAGTATCTTCTTTCGTGAGTTAACCTCCACGTCTCTAACAGAGAAAGATCTAGATCGTATGAGGCTGGAAATCCCAAAGATATTGTGTAAGCTGGAACGTATTTTTCCtcccagcttttttgactctatggaacatctacccgtacatctaccgtacgaagctatgatggcagggccggttcagtatcgctggatgtacccatttgaaag ATATTtgagaaaactgaaaaaaaaagtgaGCAATAAAGGGAGGGTGGAAGGAAGCATTAGTAGCGGATACTTAAATGAAGAAACCGCAAAGTTTGCAGCTTATTATTTTTCAGAAGGTGACCCAATGATACCTGAGCGGctgcaaagaaatgaagtttgtGACATTGAAGTCGACGATGATGTTGAGAGACTATCGATTTTCAAGCCGCAAGGGCAATCAGTGGGTGCTTGCCGCAAGAGATATCTTGAAGATGCTGAGATTGTTGCTGCCCGGACATATGTTCTGTTGAATtgttcagaaattgaaaattacagagA GGTTTTCGAAGGCGAGTTGCGTAGAGGAAACCCTGAAATCAGCACCTCGCAAATTGAAGCAAAGTTCGAGAGTGACTTTGCCTGCTGGTTTcaacaatat GTGCAAGATCCAACTGTCTGTACCAATCCCTTCATTCTTAGTCTCGCTAAAGGACCTCTTAGATCAGTCAGAACATTTAAGGGGTACCGTGTAAACGGGTTCAAGTTTCAGACTCAAGCTTATGGGGAGGAACAACTTACAATGAATAGTGGAGTCTGCGTAAGGGGAACTCAATATGTCGATagcgaaaatgacttttatggatttctgacagacataattgagttagagtatccagcgCTTCCAATGAAAACGACTGTCTTATTTAAATGCGAATGGTTCGACCCAGCGCAAAATTCAGGCACaattagtaacaaaaaatacaacatggtgGATATTAATAACAGAAGGAGATACAATAAGTATGAACCGTTCATCTTAGCTGAACAGGCCGACCAAGTTCATTACCTGCCATATCCGAGTAAAAGAAGGGATAAAataaattggtgggcagtttgcaggATAAAGGCGCGATCAGAGCTTGACATGCCCGAAGGGATTATCCCGGCCTTTCAAGATGAcatagaagaaaatcctctcatTGTTGCAACAGAAGACAATCCGACATATTTGGCTGATCAAACTGGAGAAGCTGAGGAAGATGCGTTGTTCATGCCTCCTGAACAAGAAACAGAAGATGAGTTCAtcgcatcctcatcagacgaagatgaaaGCGAAGAACTTTAG
- the LOC126671310 gene encoding uncharacterized protein LOC126671310, giving the protein MRGRGRGSGTGRGSASGRGRGRGSDPVPGDDNVAEEQQQLEAGAPVQPRQQREPGEPPAVLDDRGRARVHPDPSRTMLIDSGPVSRAMREIFRKCWFDNGTAWRFLTAEQREFYFQEFQKEFWWDSAAYSEEVIRQVFMVHAANRYKDNIHRMRRTQQKHISVTQDIWDAWNAFWNSEKEKKRSETARANRMSEPAGAGSGPVRHTGGSRSALKHMDVMERELGRKPSATELYTRLHSTKADKKPVDKRAQDMTDAITERLAAATQPQTGEGSSSTPAAVDETQVFLDIEGVNKKKRVYGLGSASSRYAGPSSSRVQRGSSSRTSQQADEEVERRVQAGIQEGLRLAREQQAANMAQMIREEIARMIPNLPAEYRPQRPPTPPDDDDTPAL; this is encoded by the exons ATGAGGGGCCGCGGTCGAGGATCAGGCACAGGCCGAGGATCAGCCTCAGGCCGAGGACGCGGACGGGGATCAGACCCTGTTCCTGGCGATGACAACGTTGCTGAGGAGCAGCAGCAGTTAGAGGCTGGAGCACCTGTTCAGCCTCGGCAACAGCGTGAGCCTGGCGAGCCCCCGGCTGTTCTGGACGACCGGGGTAGGGCGAGGGTTCACCCGGACCCTAGCAG GACGATGTTGATCGACTCTGGGCCTGTTTCACGGGCTATGCGGGAGATTTTTAGGAAGTGCTGGTTCGATAATGGAACAGCATGGCGCTTTCTAACAGCCGAGCAGAGGGAGTTCTACTTCCAGGAGTTTCag AAAGAGTTCTGGTGGGATAGTGCGGCGTACAGCGAGGAGGTCATTAGACAGGTCTTCATGGTCCATGCAGCCAACCGCTACAAAGACAACATCCACAGAATGAGGAGGACGCAACAGAAGCATATTTCTGTGACCCAGGACATCTGGGATGCTTGGAACGCGTTCTGGAACtcagagaaagagaaaaaaaggtcAGAAACCGCCCGAGCaaatcggatgagcgagccaGCGGGCGCCGGTTCTGGACCTGTCCGCCATACTGGTGGATCTCGCTCTGCTCTGAAGCATATGGATGTCatg gaaagGGAGCTTGGCCGGAAACCGAGTGCGACGGAGTTGTACACTCGCCTTCACTCCACGAAGGCTGACAAGAAGCCGGTCGACAAACGGGCTCAGGATATGACT gACGCCATCACTGAGAGGCTTGCTGCTGCGACACAGCCTCAGACCGGAGAGGGTAGCTCCTCGACCCCTGCTGCAGTGGACGAGACCCAGGTGTTTCTAGACatcgagggcgtcaacaagaagaAACGCGTGTACGGGTTGGGTTCTGCGAGCAGCAGGTACGCCGGGCCAAGCAGCAGCAGGGTGCAGCGAGGCAGCTCTTCTAGGACGTCGCAGCAGGCAGacgaggaggtcgagcgccgtGTGCAGGCCGGCATTCAGGAGGGTCTGCGACTGGCTCGGGAACAGCAGGCTGCGAACATGGCCCAGATGATACGCGAGGAGATTGCCAGGATGATTCCTAACCTTCCGGCAGAGTATCGGCCACAGCGCCCACCTACCCCAccagacgatgacgacactccAGCTTTGTAG